One genomic window of Novosphingobium aureum includes the following:
- a CDS encoding isocitrate lyase/PEP mutase family protein: MANPIFREKLRAGKFFAVPGVQDMIAAVIADKVGFDLVYGTGYWLTASAWGLPDAGIATYTEMKNRMETLVRTSKAGVIADGDTGYGGLLNVHHTVKGYEEAGVTAIQLEDQEFPKKCGHTPHKRIIAAQDMVEKIKVAVDARQDENFVIIARTDAYQSEGMDGVMRRMEAYASAGADVLFPEALATNDEIRIACRDLPLPVMANMSNSSGEAMPSAETLAELGLAYAIYPSLMALAACSAMENALRGLKEQGTANPDGLFSFKEFSSLIGFDEVTAFEKKWAQVP, translated from the coding sequence ATGGCAAATCCGATCTTCCGGGAGAAGCTGCGCGCGGGCAAGTTCTTTGCCGTTCCCGGCGTTCAGGACATGATTGCAGCCGTGATTGCCGACAAGGTGGGTTTCGACCTCGTCTACGGCACCGGCTACTGGCTGACCGCTTCGGCCTGGGGCCTCCCCGACGCCGGCATCGCCACCTACACCGAAATGAAGAACCGGATGGAGACGCTGGTTCGCACGAGCAAGGCCGGGGTCATCGCCGATGGCGACACCGGATACGGCGGCCTGCTCAACGTACACCACACGGTCAAGGGCTATGAAGAGGCGGGCGTCACCGCCATCCAGCTCGAAGACCAGGAATTTCCCAAGAAGTGCGGCCACACCCCGCACAAGCGGATCATCGCGGCCCAGGACATGGTCGAGAAGATCAAGGTCGCGGTCGACGCGCGTCAGGACGAGAACTTCGTCATCATCGCGCGCACCGATGCCTACCAGTCCGAGGGCATGGACGGGGTCATGCGCCGCATGGAGGCCTATGCCTCTGCGGGCGCCGATGTCCTCTTCCCCGAGGCGCTGGCCACCAACGATGAAATCCGCATCGCCTGCCGTGACCTGCCCCTGCCGGTCATGGCCAACATGTCGAACAGCTCGGGCGAGGCCATGCCTTCGGCCGAGACGCTGGCCGAACTCGGCCTCGCCTATGCCATCTACCCCTCGCTCATGGCGCTGGCCGCCTGCAGCGCGATGGAGAACGCGCTGCGCGGGCTCAAGGAACAAGGCACCGCCAACCCGGACGGGCTGTTCAGTTTCAAGGAATTCTCCTCGTTGATCGGCTTCGACGAGGTCACGGCATTCGAAAAGAAGTGGGCGCAAGTGCCCTGA
- a CDS encoding alcohol dehydrogenase catalytic domain-containing protein yields the protein MTRKIAAAVLSQCGGHATPYGDSAPLTVKPLELADPKPGEVLVRIDAAGICHSDLSVVNGDRPRPMPMALGHEASATVLALGDPDEPGLAVGDRAVLVFLPSCGQCEQCMSGEGYLCSVGAAANGRGELMRGGSRLSCDGETVHHHLGVSAFATQAVVDRRSLVKIDPDIPAETAALFGCAVLTGVGAVMNTAQVRPGESVTIYGLGGVGLSALLGALAAGAQPVHAIDPSPAKRALALELGAASASAPGEDEVAMGSDVVIETVGKAAVLAAAYASARRGGRIVTVGLPNPSEELKISAVSLVADGKTLMGSYMGSAIPARDIPRYIKLWRAGRLPVEKLLSSVGPLEEINESMDKLASGEAIRQVIVPGW from the coding sequence ATGACCCGCAAGATTGCCGCCGCCGTCCTCTCCCAGTGCGGTGGCCACGCCACCCCCTACGGCGACAGCGCCCCACTCACGGTCAAGCCGCTGGAGCTGGCCGATCCCAAGCCCGGCGAAGTGCTGGTGCGCATCGATGCCGCAGGCATCTGCCACTCCGACCTTTCGGTGGTGAACGGGGATCGTCCCCGCCCGATGCCGATGGCGCTGGGTCACGAAGCCTCGGCAACGGTGCTGGCGCTCGGCGATCCCGACGAGCCGGGCCTTGCCGTGGGTGACCGCGCGGTGCTCGTGTTCCTGCCTTCGTGCGGCCAGTGCGAGCAGTGCATGTCAGGCGAAGGCTACCTGTGCTCGGTCGGCGCTGCAGCCAATGGCCGGGGCGAGCTCATGCGTGGCGGCTCGCGGCTCTCGTGCGATGGCGAGACCGTGCACCATCACCTGGGCGTATCAGCCTTCGCGACGCAGGCCGTGGTCGATCGCCGCTCGCTGGTAAAAATCGATCCCGATATCCCCGCAGAGACCGCTGCCCTGTTCGGCTGCGCGGTGCTGACCGGCGTGGGCGCTGTAATGAACACCGCACAGGTGCGTCCCGGCGAGAGCGTCACCATCTACGGCCTTGGCGGTGTCGGCCTGTCCGCATTGCTGGGCGCCCTCGCCGCGGGTGCACAGCCGGTTCACGCCATCGACCCCTCGCCCGCCAAGCGTGCGCTGGCGCTCGAGCTGGGGGCCGCGAGCGCCAGTGCGCCGGGCGAGGATGAAGTCGCAATGGGCAGCGACGTGGTCATCGAGACGGTGGGCAAGGCCGCAGTTCTTGCGGCTGCCTATGCCTCGGCACGGCGAGGTGGGCGCATCGTCACGGTGGGCCTGCCCAATCCGAGCGAGGAACTCAAAATCAGCGCGGTTTCGCTGGTCGCTGACGGCAAGACTCTGATGGGAAGCTACATGGGCTCGGCCATCCCGGCCCGTGACATTCCGCGCTACATCAAGCTGTGGCGTGCGGGTCGCCTGCCGGTCGAGAAACTTCTGTCCTCGGTCGGGCCGCTGGAGGAAATAAACGAATCGATGGACAAGCTCGCTTCGGGCGAAGCTATCCGACAGGTGATCGTGCCGGGCTGGTAA
- a CDS encoding alpha/beta fold hydrolase, translating to MPVSPLRSRALRALLPAIALGAMTPGCVSAQDAKSTSAAAKKDFPYLSVEELRKRYGDAQSRYMTIGGLTIHYKDEGPRDAPVLLMVHGSESSLRTWDRETELLKDRYRIVRIDLPSYGLSDGPTDAAMKALVPTDIPIGILEGLGITKATFVGVSSGGTMGMYLAARRPDLVERLVLSNTPSDPVDASHLVMSDGLKAAIKRATDTGFRDQDFWDHFLTFFSGDGARISAQTKKEYYDFYRRYPEKHLVGLIARIGDGKQATIEMAKVTKPTLLIWGTGDPLLPESAAEAIGRYLKNANISRVYMPDVGHYPPLEVPDRFAQILAAYIEAATPILPAEEQAPAGQ from the coding sequence ATGCCGGTTTCGCCGCTTCGTTCGCGCGCACTTCGCGCCCTGCTGCCCGCCATCGCGCTGGGCGCAATGACCCCGGGCTGCGTGTCAGCACAGGACGCGAAAAGCACATCCGCAGCAGCCAAGAAGGACTTTCCGTATCTGTCGGTCGAGGAGTTGCGCAAGCGCTACGGCGATGCGCAAAGCCGCTACATGACGATCGGCGGGCTGACGATCCACTACAAGGACGAGGGGCCGCGCGATGCCCCGGTGCTGCTCATGGTACACGGCTCGGAAAGCAGCCTGCGCACCTGGGACCGCGAGACGGAGTTGCTCAAGGATCGCTACCGCATCGTACGCATCGACCTGCCCAGCTACGGCCTGTCCGACGGCCCGACCGACGCGGCGATGAAGGCGCTCGTGCCCACCGACATCCCCATCGGCATTCTGGAAGGGCTCGGTATCACAAAGGCCACCTTCGTCGGCGTCTCCAGCGGCGGCACCATGGGCATGTATCTCGCTGCACGACGCCCCGACCTGGTAGAGCGACTGGTGCTGTCGAACACCCCGTCAGACCCGGTCGATGCAAGCCACCTGGTCATGTCGGACGGGCTCAAGGCGGCGATCAAGCGCGCTACCGACACCGGCTTTCGCGACCAGGACTTCTGGGACCACTTCCTGACGTTCTTCTCGGGCGATGGCGCGCGCATCTCGGCGCAGACCAAGAAGGAATACTACGATTTCTACCGACGCTATCCCGAGAAGCACCTTGTCGGTCTGATCGCCCGCATCGGCGACGGCAAGCAGGCCACGATCGAGATGGCCAAGGTCACCAAGCCGACCCTGCTGATCTGGGGTACGGGCGATCCGCTCCTGCCCGAATCCGCAGCCGAGGCGATCGGGCGCTATCTCAAGAACGCGAACATCTCGCGCGTCTACATGCCCGACGTCGGCCATTATCCGCCGCTCGAAGTGCCTGACCGTTTCGCGCAGATCCTGGCGGCCTATATCGAGGCCGCGACCCCGATTCTGCCCGCCGAGGAACAGGCGCCCGCCGGGCAGTGA
- a CDS encoding flavin monoamine oxidase family protein, whose translation MAIDRRTFTLGAAAMGLGAVAAASPLMSGIASAATKAAGESDVLILGAGISGLQAALLLEEMGQSVTILEARDRVGGRIMTLLDQPGYPEMGFNSMAEGYGRGLDIASRAGVTMQEVGARYRMGPPSLLYIGETPLTREEWARFPGNPFPDALKSVMPAEMVGMLVAKNNRLEDWTAWHDPANAKLDISLHEYLRQQGLSDQAIHLAYDIAPYYGMNSYDVSALLTEYNDGFVKAQMAAGMKSLAVKGGNLLLPLELVKQVKGDVLLGREIVAITQDGGDAGGKVTVHCADGGRFSAGKVICTLPFSTLRNVRIEPGLSGIQAQAVQELGYQPISMVFVTAETPFWEQDGLAPGMWTDGLLGNVMPQRYGEDPEQITGFIIQARATLANYWDRMGGDAVKAMVVSRIEQLRPAAKGKIKAHSFFSWSQERFNAGDFSYIAPGQAGWVNEMAKPSGNLHFCGEHTATAARGLEGALESAERVVLEVLGV comes from the coding sequence ATGGCGATTGACAGGCGTACGTTCACCTTGGGTGCGGCCGCGATGGGGCTGGGCGCGGTGGCAGCAGCCAGCCCGCTCATGTCGGGGATCGCCAGCGCCGCGACGAAGGCGGCGGGCGAGAGCGACGTGCTCATTCTGGGCGCCGGTATCTCGGGCCTCCAGGCAGCGCTGCTGCTCGAGGAAATGGGCCAGTCGGTCACGATCCTCGAGGCCCGGGACCGGGTCGGCGGGCGGATCATGACCCTGCTCGACCAGCCCGGCTATCCCGAGATGGGCTTCAACTCGATGGCCGAAGGGTATGGTCGCGGGCTCGACATCGCCAGTCGCGCCGGTGTGACGATGCAGGAAGTGGGCGCCCGCTACCGCATGGGGCCGCCCTCGCTGCTCTATATCGGCGAAACTCCGCTGACCCGCGAGGAATGGGCCCGCTTCCCGGGCAATCCGTTCCCCGATGCGCTCAAGTCGGTCATGCCTGCCGAGATGGTCGGCATGCTGGTGGCCAAGAACAATCGCCTCGAGGACTGGACCGCCTGGCACGATCCGGCCAATGCCAAGCTCGATATCTCCTTGCACGAATACCTGCGCCAGCAGGGGCTGTCGGACCAGGCGATCCATCTCGCCTACGACATCGCGCCCTATTACGGGATGAACAGCTATGACGTCTCGGCGCTGCTGACTGAGTACAACGACGGCTTCGTCAAGGCGCAGATGGCCGCAGGCATGAAGTCGCTGGCGGTCAAGGGCGGTAACCTGTTGCTCCCGCTCGAACTGGTGAAGCAGGTCAAGGGCGACGTGCTGCTCGGTCGCGAGATCGTGGCGATCACGCAGGACGGCGGCGATGCAGGCGGCAAGGTTACCGTGCACTGTGCCGACGGAGGCCGCTTCTCGGCCGGCAAGGTGATCTGCACGCTGCCGTTCTCGACCCTGCGCAACGTCAGGATCGAGCCGGGCCTTTCGGGCATCCAGGCACAGGCCGTGCAGGAGCTGGGCTATCAGCCGATCTCGATGGTGTTCGTTACCGCCGAGACCCCGTTCTGGGAGCAGGACGGTCTGGCGCCCGGTATGTGGACCGACGGCCTGCTCGGCAACGTCATGCCCCAGCGTTACGGCGAGGACCCCGAGCAGATCACCGGCTTCATCATCCAGGCGCGTGCGACGCTCGCGAACTACTGGGACCGGATGGGCGGCGACGCGGTCAAGGCGATGGTGGTTTCGCGCATCGAACAGTTGCGCCCCGCAGCGAAGGGCAAGATCAAGGCGCATTCCTTCTTCAGCTGGTCGCAGGAGCGGTTCAATGCGGGCGATTTCTCGTACATCGCGCCAGGCCAGGCCGGGTGGGTCAACGAGATGGCAAAGCCCTCGGGCAACCTGCATTTCTGCGGCGAGCACACCGCCACAGCCGCACGCGGGCTCGAGGGCGCGCTTGAATCTGCCGAGCGCGTGGTGCTTGAAGTCCTCGGCGTGTGA
- a CDS encoding polysaccharide deacetylase, with product MEYDYVPLPQRKPLKWPNGARVALMLTFNLETWDLTKDTDKPYYAGGPSILPDILPGNTPDFPNFTWREYGQRVGIWRLFDLFDELGVKASCTTNAVTFERRKAMTDAVLERGWELLTHNWEQGELLTNFAHDPEAERDVVMRSLAQFEKYTGRKSKGWLSSSLRGTMRTADILAEQGCTFYCDIMNDDQPYMLRTPNGPIVSVPYSNEINDFTFITRKNFTTDQFRDALIEELDVLYAEGETSGRIMNVGLHPHVSGRAHRVRAIREFIEHAKSLPGVWWATREEIAEWYLQNHEDHIPGQLEAKA from the coding sequence ATGGAATACGATTACGTCCCCCTGCCACAGCGCAAGCCCCTCAAGTGGCCCAACGGCGCGCGCGTCGCGCTGATGCTCACGTTCAATCTCGAGACCTGGGACCTCACCAAGGATACCGACAAGCCCTACTATGCCGGTGGCCCGTCGATCCTTCCCGACATCCTGCCGGGCAACACCCCCGACTTCCCCAACTTCACCTGGCGTGAATACGGTCAGCGCGTCGGCATCTGGCGCCTGTTCGACCTGTTCGACGAACTGGGCGTGAAGGCCAGCTGCACCACCAACGCGGTCACTTTCGAGCGCCGCAAGGCGATGACCGACGCCGTGCTGGAGCGGGGCTGGGAACTGCTCACGCACAACTGGGAGCAGGGCGAGCTGCTGACCAATTTCGCCCACGACCCCGAAGCCGAGCGCGACGTGGTCATGCGCAGCCTCGCGCAGTTCGAGAAGTACACCGGCCGCAAGTCCAAGGGCTGGCTCTCGTCTTCGCTGCGCGGCACGATGCGCACCGCCGACATCCTCGCCGAGCAGGGCTGCACGTTCTACTGCGACATCATGAACGACGATCAGCCTTACATGCTGCGCACCCCGAACGGTCCGATCGTCTCGGTTCCCTATTCGAACGAGATCAACGACTTCACCTTCATCACCCGCAAGAACTTCACCACCGACCAGTTCCGCGACGCGCTGATCGAGGAACTCGACGTGCTCTATGCCGAGGGCGAGACTTCGGGCCGGATCATGAACGTCGGCCTGCACCCGCATGTCTCGGGCCGTGCGCACCGCGTGCGCGCGATCCGCGAGTTCATCGAGCACGCCAAGTCGCTGCCCGGCGTCTGGTGGGCGACCCGCGAGGAGATCGCCGAGTGGTATCTTCAGAACCACGAGGACCACATCCCCGGCCAGCTCGAAGCGAAGGCCTGA
- a CDS encoding IclR family transcriptional regulator codes for MEKGVPIRSITRSISALKAINRHGSLSMMEIAKAAEVPYPTACRIVQTLLYEGLIEQEPSRKRYRPTALVQTLATGFQHDDELVRIARPHIVSLTKRIGWPVSIAIRVGREMMLRDSTHSNSSLTFEHYYPGFTLPILDSASGKVSMAYAPDDEREMILRFMRVSQDIDLNYLATAEVSLDVERIRAEGYAVQGRNHFNLTPGKTSSISVPIFRNGQFEAAMTMVFFVAAMRLSQALELYLEDIKAAAAAISHDLSNPVPVGNA; via the coding sequence ATGGAAAAAGGGGTTCCAATCCGCTCGATCACGCGCTCGATCTCGGCGCTGAAGGCGATCAATCGGCACGGCTCGCTCTCGATGATGGAGATCGCCAAGGCTGCCGAAGTGCCCTATCCGACCGCATGCCGCATCGTGCAGACGCTGCTTTACGAAGGCCTGATCGAGCAGGAACCTTCACGCAAGCGCTATCGTCCCACCGCGCTGGTGCAGACGCTCGCCACCGGCTTCCAGCACGACGACGAACTGGTTCGCATCGCGCGTCCCCACATCGTGAGCCTGACCAAGCGCATTGGCTGGCCGGTCTCGATCGCGATCCGCGTCGGGCGCGAGATGATGCTGCGCGACTCCACACACTCGAATTCCTCGCTGACTTTCGAGCACTACTATCCCGGCTTCACCCTGCCGATCCTAGACAGCGCCTCGGGCAAGGTCTCGATGGCCTATGCTCCCGATGACGAACGCGAGATGATCCTGCGCTTCATGCGCGTCTCGCAGGATATCGACCTCAACTACCTCGCAACCGCCGAGGTCAGCCTCGATGTCGAGCGCATCCGTGCCGAGGGCTACGCGGTTCAGGGCCGCAATCACTTCAACCTGACCCCGGGCAAGACGTCCTCGATCTCGGTACCGATCTTCCGCAACGGCCAGTTCGAGGCCGCGATGACCATGGTCTTCTTCGTTGCCGCGATGCGCCTCTCGCAGGCTCTCGAACTCTATCTCGAGGACATCAAGGCAGCGGCAGCCGCGATCAGCCACGACTTGTCGAACCCGGTTCCGGTCGGCAACGCCTGA
- a CDS encoding SDR family NAD(P)-dependent oxidoreductase produces the protein MTGAGLGIGRATAICLAQHGARVIATDIDDTRLSDTLSMLPEGSDALAHRADVTDEQSVSDLFALVGETAPLDILVNNVGGGRPGRIWELSLEDWETTMRLSLASMFLCTRAALPGMIERGYGRVVCLSSGARNGTVWNALHMGACAYSTAKAGIIGFVRDLAIELADSGVTINAVAPGPIDTELAGPFLRAMDEADLPYAPSKMVPMGRLGTPEEVANAILYLASSEASYVTGTTLDVAGGR, from the coding sequence GTGACCGGTGCCGGTCTCGGCATCGGGCGGGCAACCGCGATCTGTCTCGCGCAGCATGGTGCCCGGGTTATCGCGACCGACATCGACGATACCCGACTGTCGGATACTCTCTCGATGCTGCCGGAGGGCAGCGACGCGCTTGCGCACCGCGCCGACGTTACCGACGAGCAATCGGTGTCCGATCTCTTCGCTCTAGTCGGCGAGACCGCGCCTCTCGACATCCTCGTCAACAACGTCGGCGGCGGACGACCGGGTCGGATATGGGAGCTTTCGCTGGAGGACTGGGAGACGACCATGCGCCTCAGCCTGGCCTCCATGTTCCTGTGCACCCGAGCCGCCCTGCCCGGCATGATCGAGCGCGGCTACGGGCGCGTGGTATGCCTCAGTTCCGGGGCGCGCAACGGCACAGTGTGGAATGCCCTGCACATGGGAGCATGCGCCTATTCTACTGCGAAAGCCGGTATTATCGGCTTCGTGCGCGATCTCGCGATCGAACTCGCCGACAGCGGGGTTACCATCAATGCTGTCGCGCCCGGCCCGATCGATACCGAACTGGCAGGCCCGTTCCTGCGCGCCATGGACGAGGCGGACCTGCCTTATGCCCCGAGCAAGATGGTGCCGATGGGGCGACTGGGCACGCCCGAAGAAGTGGCTAACGCGATCCTCTACCTTGCATCGAGCGAGGCCTCCTACGTAACCGGCACGACACTGGATGTTGCCGGTGGGCGATGA
- a CDS encoding aldehyde dehydrogenase family protein produces the protein MSEPTRFDGHAIAPETEAFLGQTHKLLIGGEWVEGSGEMETLDPATGLALTTFQTGGKAEVDKAVAAARKAFDGAWGRMTVAARTAILHKLARIMEENATLLTELDILDNGMPRFIAGLTTSNVVEMIDYYAGAIMRIEGTTIAPPRHIADETEALTYTLREPVGVAGQIVPWNVPLSTAILKMAPALAAGCTVVVKPSEMTPLSVLALGQMICDAGFPEGVVNIVNGLGADAGAALSEHPGVDKISFTGSTATGKRIIAASMGNLKRVSLELGGKSPVMVMPDADLELAIPGVSMATFFLQGQNCMAGTRIFVHESIHDQLVEGLAGFANSMTLGHGLDMGSMQGPMISDAHSAKVMGYIEGAKAAGATLEAGGEKLDRPGNFIRPTIFTDCTPDMAVTREEIFGPVMAIQKVATTDLDELAAMANDTPYGLSGSVWTKDLSTAHRLVKRIRSGHVSINCHGAVGTNIPFGGYGESGWGREFGNEGLDAYLETKAVTARL, from the coding sequence ATGAGCGAGCCAACCCGTTTCGACGGCCACGCCATTGCCCCCGAGACCGAGGCGTTCCTCGGTCAGACCCACAAGCTGCTCATCGGCGGTGAGTGGGTCGAGGGCAGCGGTGAGATGGAGACGCTGGACCCGGCCACGGGTCTGGCGCTCACCACCTTCCAGACCGGCGGCAAGGCCGAGGTCGACAAGGCGGTTGCCGCCGCACGCAAGGCGTTCGACGGCGCTTGGGGCCGCATGACGGTCGCTGCGCGCACCGCGATCCTGCACAAGCTGGCGCGGATCATGGAAGAGAACGCGACGCTCCTCACCGAGCTCGACATTCTCGACAACGGCATGCCGCGCTTCATCGCCGGGCTCACCACCTCGAACGTGGTCGAGATGATCGACTACTACGCCGGCGCCATCATGCGCATCGAGGGCACCACTATCGCCCCGCCGCGCCACATCGCCGACGAGACCGAGGCGCTGACCTACACGCTGCGCGAACCCGTGGGCGTGGCCGGTCAGATCGTGCCGTGGAACGTGCCGCTCTCGACCGCGATCCTCAAGATGGCGCCTGCGCTGGCTGCGGGCTGCACGGTCGTGGTCAAGCCTTCGGAGATGACCCCGCTCTCGGTCCTGGCTCTTGGCCAGATGATCTGCGATGCGGGCTTCCCCGAGGGCGTGGTCAACATCGTAAACGGGCTTGGAGCCGATGCCGGTGCCGCGCTGTCGGAGCATCCGGGCGTCGACAAGATCTCGTTCACCGGCTCGACCGCGACCGGCAAGCGGATCATCGCGGCCTCGATGGGCAACCTCAAGCGCGTGAGCCTAGAACTGGGCGGCAAGAGCCCGGTCATGGTCATGCCCGATGCGGACCTCGAACTGGCCATTCCCGGCGTCTCGATGGCGACCTTCTTCCTGCAGGGTCAGAACTGCATGGCCGGCACGCGCATCTTCGTGCACGAGTCCATCCACGACCAGCTGGTCGAGGGGCTGGCCGGTTTCGCGAACTCCATGACGCTGGGCCATGGCCTCGACATGGGCTCGATGCAGGGGCCGATGATCTCCGACGCGCACAGCGCCAAGGTCATGGGCTACATCGAGGGCGCGAAGGCGGCGGGCGCGACGCTTGAGGCGGGCGGCGAGAAGCTCGACCGTCCGGGCAACTTCATCCGTCCCACGATCTTCACCGATTGCACGCCCGACATGGCTGTGACCCGTGAGGAGATATTCGGCCCGGTGATGGCGATCCAGAAGGTTGCGACCACCGATCTCGACGAGCTTGCCGCGATGGCCAACGACACGCCCTATGGCCTGTCGGGCAGCGTGTGGACCAAGGACCTCTCGACCGCGCATCGCCTGGTCAAGCGCATCCGCTCGGGCCACGTCTCGATCAACTGCCACGGCGCCGTGGGCACCAACATCCCGTTCGGCGGCTACGGCGAATCCGGGTGGGGCCGCGAGTTCGGCAACGAAGGCCTCGACGCTTACCTCGAGACAAAGGCAGTTACTGCCCGCCTCTAG
- a CDS encoding isochorismatase family protein, producing MSTEEDLLANYKKAYDNKVGFGSRPALLLIDFCQAYFEPGNMLYSEVDDALASALRVRAAAREAGIPVILTNVVFHPSGFNGGRFFEKAMPLKNFTQGNPMGAWGPGLEPFEDELVVSKQYPSAFFGTSLASTLTAAGCDSVILTGLTTSGCVRASCVDSMSHGFRTAVVAEACGDRHAGPHDANLFDMNAKYADVVSEAETIAYLKGLKQD from the coding sequence ATGAGCACCGAAGAAGACCTTCTCGCCAACTACAAGAAGGCCTATGACAACAAGGTCGGCTTCGGCAGCCGCCCGGCGCTCCTGCTGATCGATTTCTGTCAGGCCTATTTCGAGCCGGGCAACATGCTCTACTCCGAGGTCGACGACGCCCTCGCCTCGGCGTTGCGCGTTCGTGCAGCCGCTCGCGAGGCTGGGATTCCGGTGATCCTCACCAATGTCGTGTTCCATCCCTCGGGCTTCAACGGCGGTCGCTTCTTCGAGAAGGCGATGCCGCTGAAGAACTTCACGCAGGGGAACCCGATGGGCGCATGGGGACCGGGCCTCGAGCCCTTCGAGGACGAACTGGTCGTCTCCAAGCAGTACCCGAGCGCCTTCTTCGGCACATCGCTGGCCTCGACGCTGACCGCTGCGGGCTGCGATTCGGTGATCCTCACCGGCCTCACGACGTCGGGCTGCGTACGCGCCAGCTGCGTCGATTCTATGAGCCACGGCTTCCGCACGGCCGTGGTCGCAGAAGCCTGTGGCGATCGCCATGCCGGACCGCACGACGCCAACCTGTTCGACATGAACGCCAAGTATGCCGATGTCGTCTCGGAAGCCGAGACCATCGCCTACCTCAAGGGCCTAAAGCAGGACTGA
- a CDS encoding FAD-dependent monooxygenase: MSRPETILIVGGGIAGMTAASAIAQAGFKVTLLESAPEFGEIGAGVTLSPNAMKGLDFIGACEAATKAGVEPARQRIQHWEDGRTLVEKDRTGQMDKYGAPYITIHRADLHEVLTETARNSGVDLRCASPVVSSEGTTVTLADGSTVSGDLLIGADGVKSVIRERFDPKEPHFTGHVAWRTLVPVTEDIKDLSDFPGIIIGPGAMITRYNIRNYEAMNLVFFARQEGWSDDGWTTPVDPEEIRKVYQGWCGDAQRLIDAACKQPMYKWALNARTALDSWIIDDNVTLIGDAAHAMTPFLGHGAACGIEDAVVLARALKASGTIAEGLKRYQDARHERATFIQGESNNNADRMQGQDTSLFGLGEMKDEESLGLFEYDPRTVEV, from the coding sequence ATGAGCCGCCCCGAAACCATCCTCATCGTCGGCGGCGGGATCGCCGGCATGACCGCAGCCTCGGCGATCGCGCAAGCGGGCTTCAAGGTCACGCTGCTCGAAAGCGCGCCTGAATTCGGCGAGATCGGCGCGGGCGTCACGCTTTCCCCCAACGCCATGAAGGGCCTCGATTTCATCGGGGCCTGCGAGGCGGCGACCAAGGCCGGTGTCGAGCCGGCCCGCCAGCGCATTCAGCACTGGGAAGACGGGCGCACGCTCGTCGAGAAGGACCGCACCGGGCAGATGGACAAGTACGGCGCGCCGTACATCACCATCCACCGCGCGGACCTGCACGAGGTGCTGACCGAGACGGCCCGCAACTCGGGTGTAGACCTGCGCTGCGCCTCGCCTGTCGTCTCGAGCGAGGGCACCACGGTCACGCTCGCCGACGGTTCGACCGTCAGTGGCGACCTCCTCATCGGTGCGGACGGCGTGAAGTCGGTCATCCGTGAGCGCTTTGATCCCAAGGAGCCGCACTTCACCGGCCACGTCGCATGGCGTACGTTGGTGCCTGTGACCGAGGACATCAAGGACCTCTCGGACTTCCCCGGCATCATCATCGGCCCCGGCGCGATGATCACGCGCTACAACATCCGCAACTACGAGGCGATGAACCTCGTGTTCTTCGCCCGGCAGGAAGGCTGGAGCGACGATGGCTGGACGACGCCGGTCGACCCCGAAGAAATCCGCAAGGTCTATCAGGGGTGGTGCGGCGACGCGCAGCGTCTGATCGATGCGGCCTGCAAGCAGCCGATGTACAAGTGGGCGCTCAACGCGCGCACCGCGCTCGACAGCTGGATCATCGACGACAACGTCACCCTGATCGGTGACGCTGCCCATGCCATGACGCCGTTCCTCGGCCACGGCGCGGCATGCGGCATCGAGGATGCGGTCGTTCTCGCCCGCGCGCTCAAGGCTTCCGGCACCATTGCCGAAGGTCTCAAGCGTTATCAGGATGCGCGCCATGAACGCGCGACCTTCATTCAGGGCGAGTCCAACAATAACGCAGACCGCATGCAGGGCCAGGACACCTCGCTGTTCGGCCTTGGCGAGATGAAGGACGAGGAATCGCTCGGCCTGTTCGAGTACGATCCGCGCACGGTGGAGGTTTGA